One window of Trichoderma breve strain T069 chromosome 3, whole genome shotgun sequence genomic DNA carries:
- a CDS encoding glycosyl hydrolase family 20, catalytic domain-containing protein yields MLPKAIIAIAALAFSPANALWPIPQKISTGDSVLFIDQAVRVTYNGVPIIPIGYNPPSSSNFDSRQIVQGAVSRTFQSIFNTNYVPWKLHPRNSNFEPKVAPQNRIQSISIQQTGKDTSKTFKPRAGDVDESYSLTISKKGQVNISAKSSTGVLHALETFSQLFYKHSAGPFYYTTQAPVSITDAPKYPHRGIMLDLARNYQTIDDIKRTIDAMSWNKLNRLHLHITDSQSWPLVIPSLPKLSQAGAYHPSLVYTPADLAGIFQYGVARGVEVITEIDMPGHIGVIELAYSDLIVAYEEMPYQYYCAEPPCGAFSINNTKVYSFLDTLFDDLLPRVAPYSAYFHTGGDELNANDSMLDSHIRSNETSVLQPLLQKFINFAHSKVRAAGLSPFVWEEMVTTWNLTLGSDTVVQSWLGGDAVKNLAESGHKVIDTDYNFYYLDCGRGQWVNFPPGDSYNTYYPFNDWCQPTKNWRLIYSHDPAANVSASAAKNVLGGELAIWSEMIDASNLDNIIWPRGSAAGEVWWSGNTDASGEQRSQLDVVPRLNEFRERLLARGVSAFPIQMTYCTQLNATACTLF; encoded by the exons ATGCTGCCCAAGGCGATCATCGCGATTGCCGCATTGGCTTTCAGCCCAGCAAATGCGCTGTGGCCCATTCCTCAGAAGATCTCGACCGGAGACAGCGTGCTCTTTATTGACCAGGCTGTTAGGGTGACTTACAATGGAGTGCCG ATCATCCCTATCGGCTACAACCCACCGTCCAGCTCCAACTTCGACAGCAGGCAAATCGTCCAGGGCGCTGTCTCGCGCACTTTtcaatccatcttcaacaccaactaTGTGCCATGGAAGCTTCACCCGCGTAACAGCAACTTTGAGCCGAAGGTGGCCCCTCAGAACCGAATCCAGTCCATCTCAATTCAGCAGACTGGAAAGGATACTTCCAAGACGTTCAAGCCGCGCGCCGGAGACGTTGATGAGTCGTACTCTTTGACCATTTCCAAGAAAGGACAGGTCAACATCAGTGCCAAGTCTTCTACCGGTGTTCTGCACGCCCTCGAGACCTTCTCGCAGCTTTTCTACAAGCACTCTGCTGGACCTTTCTACTATACGACTCAGGCTCCCGTTTCCATCACAGACGCACCCAAATACCCCCACCGTGGCATCATGCTTGACCTTGCCCGTAACTATCAAACCATTGATGACATCAAGAGGACCATTGACGCCATGTCGTGGAACAAGCTTAACCGCCTGCACTTGCACATCACCGACTCTCAGTCGTGGCCGCTGGTGATCCCCTCGCTGCCTAAGCTGTCCCAGGCCGGTGCCTACCACCCCAGCCTCGTCTACACCCCTGCAGACCTTGCTGGCATTTTCCAGTACGGTGTCGCCCGCGGTGTTGAGGTCATTACGGAAATCGATATGCCTGGCCACATTGGTGTTATCGAGCTCGCTTACAGCGATCTCATTGTTGCCTACGAAGAGATGCCTTACCAGTACTACTGCGCCGAGCCACCTTGCGGTGCCTTTtccatcaacaacaccaaggtGTACAGCTTCCTCGACACACTGTTCGACGACCTTTTGCCTCGCGTCGCGCCTTACAGCGCATACTTCCACACCGGTGGTGACGAGCTCAACGCTAACGACTCCATGCTCGACTCCCACATCAGGAGCAACGAGACCTCCGTTCTGCAACCCCTGCTGCAAAAGTTCATCAACTTTGCCCACTCCAAGGTCCGTGCCGCGGGCTTGTCGCCATTTGTCTGGGAGGAGATGGTCACCACCTGGAACCTGACTCTCGGCAGCGACACCGTTGTCCAGTCGTGGCTGGGTGGCGATGCTGTCAAGAACCTGGCCGAGAGCGGCCACAAGGTCATTGACACCGACTACAACTTCTAC TACTTGGACTGCGGCCGCGGTCAATGGGTCAACTTCCCTCCAGGAGACTCCTACAACACCTACTACCCATTCAACGACTGGTGCCAGCCCACCAAGAACTGGAGGCTCATCTACTCTCATGACCCTGCAGCCAACGTGTCCGCTTCGGCTGCCAAGAACGTCCTGGGAGGAGAGCTTGCCATATGGAGCGAGATGATTGACGCCAGCAACCTGGACAACATCATCTGGCCTCGTGGCAGCGCCGCCGGTGAGGTTTGGTGGTCCGGCAATACCGATGCCTCTGGTGAGCAGCGCAGCCAGCTGGACGTTGTTCCTCGTCTGAACGAGTTCCGAGAACGCTTGCTTGCTCGTGGTGTCAGCGCGTTCCCCATCCAGATGACCTACTGCACTCAGCTCAACGCCACTGCTTGCACACTATTTTAA
- a CDS encoding WD domain, g-beta repeat domain-containing protein has product MRPILLSGHERALTQIKYNLDGDLIFSVAKDQQICVWFSHNGERLGTYHGHVGAIWTVDVDPTSTYIASGSADNTIRLWEVQTGKCLKTWEFPTAVKRVEFNEDGTKLLGVTEKRMGYLSNIVVIDINPDITAEQTDEKSLTIVCDESKATVAGWSQASKYIIAGHEDGSVSQYDAKTGELLDNVPIHELDKPIVDLQWSPDRTYFITACRDKTAKLISARDLATLKTYTADTPLNSATITPKKDFVILGGGQAAMEVTTTSSRQGRFEARFYHKVFEDEIGRVRGHFGPLNTVAADPTGRSYASGGEDGYVRVHHFDKGYFDFNYEVERERLNRDA; this is encoded by the exons ATGAGACCCATCCTTCTTTCCGGGCACGAGCGTGCTCTCACCCAGATCAA ATATAACCTCGACGGCGACCTCATCTTCTCTGTCGCAAAGGACCAGCAGATCTGTGTCTGGTTCTCTCACAATGGCGAGCGTCTAGGAACCTACCACGGCCACGTCGGTGCCATCTGGACCGTTGACGTCGACCCGACCTCCACCTACATCGCCTCTGGTTCAGCCGACAACACTATCCGCCTGTGGGAGGTCCAGACCGGCAAGTGCCTCAAGACTTGGGAGTTCCCTACCGCTGTCAAGCGCGTCGAGTTCAACGAGGATGGCACCAAGCTGCTGGGCGTCACCGAGAAGCGTATGGGTTACCTCAGCAACATCGTCGTTATCGACATCAACCCGGATATCACCGCCGAGCAGACTGACGAGAAGTCCCTGACCATTGTCTGCGACGAGAGCAAGGCCACTGTTGCTGGCTGGAGCCAGGCTAGCAAGTACATCATCGCCGGCCACGAGGACGGCAGTGTCAGCCAGTACGACGCCAAGACCGGTGAACTGCTGGACAACGTCCCCATCCACGAGCTCGACAAGCCCATCGTCGACCTGCAGTGGTCACCCGACAGGACCTACTTCATCACTGCTTGCCGAGACAAGACTGCCAAG CTCATCTCTGCTCGCGATCTCGCCACCCTTAAGACATACACGGCAGACACTCCCCTTAACAGCGCCACCATTACCCCCAAGAAGGACTTCGTTATCCTCGGAGGTGGTCAGGCCGCCATGGAAGTCACCACCACTTCCAGTCGCCAGGGTAGATTCGAGGCTCGATTCTACCACAAGGTCTTCGAAGACGAGATTGGCCGTGTCCGTGGCCACTTCGGTCCCCTCAACACCGTCGCCGCTGACCCTACTGGCCGCTCCTACGCTAGTGGAGGTGAGGACGGTTACGTCCGTGTCCACCACTTCGACAAGGGCTACTTCGACTTCAACTACGAGGTTGAGAGGGAGCGACTGAACCGAGACGCCTAA